ATTTATTCATGACTGTTACATCATCCAGAAGGTTGCCCCTGGAAGAAACTTCGCCAGGAGCTTGATTTCCTCGTAAATTGCATCAGCGGCATCATCATCAAACCCAAAGCTACATTCAGACTCTGCAGCCACACGCTGCCCAGTAATGTGTTCAAGGAGCTGCAGCAATGCTTAACAACGGCGAGGCGATACTTGAGGCCAGAAATAGAGACTTCACATATATATCCTGGAACCAGAACGGTGCAAGCCAGGCAGAAGAACAGCAAGTGCACGGAAAACCTTTAGCGTACGGGAAGTCCGGAACATAAAGGCCTCTCATCCTCACCATCAGTACCAGAATACGCCCCTTCTTTAAACTGCAGGAATCTAAGCCGTTCCTCGAATAAAGGGTCTGAAAGCTATAGGTAAATCATCCTCATCACTGGTGTCAAAATAGTGCCTTTCTTGAACTGCAGGAGCTGAAGGCGTTCCTTGGACATGGCGTCTCCTGAAAGCTATTGGAAAATAATCATCATCATCGGTATCAGAATAGTGCCTTTGTTGAACACCACAAGCCGGAGCCGTTCCTCGAAGACGGGGTCTGCTGACACTTACAGGTCTAgcatcctcctcgtcctcctccacctGCCCATCATCATCATAAGTATTGGGCCTTTGTTGAACAGCAGGGTGGGATCTTCTGAGAAGTAAAGGTCTTTCATCCTCCTCCTCAGCAAGGTGGGATCTTCTGAGACTTAAAGGTctttcatcctcctcctcctcctcctcctcctcctcctcctcattgtccTCATCATTCTcatcctcctccaccacctcctcctccttagcAGGGTGAGATCTTCTACGACTTTTAGGTACATaatccgcatcatcatcatcatcatcatcatcatcacaagtaTCGGGCCTTTGTTGAAGTGCAGAAGTCAGGCCCTTCCCTCGAAAACAAGATCTG
This Triticum dicoccoides isolate Atlit2015 ecotype Zavitan unplaced genomic scaffold, WEW_v2.0 scaffold112832, whole genome shotgun sequence DNA region includes the following protein-coding sequences:
- the LOC119343021 gene encoding YTH domain-containing protein 1-like; translation: NRRKSKFTCNLSYDCITTGCCGSTNCHIRSSSLSDGLPTVYDLILPKGKVSDDANGIMLRATINHQTISHSRSCFRGKGLTSALQQRPDTCDDDDDDDDDADYVPKSRRRSHPAKEEEVVEEDENDEDNEEEEEEEEEEEDERPLSLRRSHLAEEEDERPLLLRRSHPAVQQRPNTYDDDGQVEEDEEDARPVSVSRPRLRGTAPACGVQQRHYSDTDDDDYFPIAFRRRHVQGTPSAPAVQERHYFDTSDEDDLPIAFRPFIRGTA